In Tessaracoccus sp. MC1865, the DNA window GTAGGACGCCTCGACGCTCAGGCGACCACCGGTCTGGACACCGACGGCGGAGCCGGCGGCGCGGAGACCCTGGACCGCGGCGTCGATGGCCTCGGGCCACGACGCGGGCTCCAGCACTCCACCGCGGCGCACCAGCGGGCGGGTGATGCGGTCGTCGCCCCGGCCGTACATGAAGCCGAAGCGGCCCTTGTCGCAGCTCCACTCCTCGTTGACCTCAGGCTTGTCGCCGGCGAGGCGACGCTTGACCTGGTGGTGCCGCTGGTCCGTGCGCAGTTCACAGCCGGACGCGCAGTGCTCACAGGTGGTGACCCGCGACACGAGGTCGAAGGGACGCGCCTGGAAGCGGTAGGCGGCGGAGGTGAGGGCGCCCACGGGGCAGATCTGCACCACGTTGCCGGAGAAGTACGAGTCGTACGGGTCCTGCTCGTAGGTACCGACCTGCTGCAGCGCACCGCGCTCCACCAGGGCGATGAAGGGGTCACCGGAGATCTGTTCGGAGAAGCGCGTGCAGCGCGCGCACAGCACGCAGCGTTCGCGGTCCAGCAGGATCTGCGCGGAGATGGCCACGGGCTTGGGGAAGGTGCGCTTCAAGCCTTCGAAGCGGCTCTCACCGGGGCCGTTGGCCAGCGCCTGGTTCTGCAGGGGGCATTCGCCGCCCTTGTCGCAGACGGGGCAGTCGAGCGGGTGGTTGATCAGCAGGAACTCCAGCATGCCGCGCTGCGCCTTCTCGGCGACGGGCGAGGTGCGCTGGGTGTTGACCTTCATGCCCTCCGCCACCGGCATGGTGCAGGAGGCCTGGGGCTTGGGGAAACCGCGGCCGTTGCCGGCGTCGGGGATGTCGACCATGCACTGGCGGCAGGCGCCCACCGGGTCCAGCAGCGGGTGGTCGCAGAAGCGCGGGATGGCGGTGCCGATCATCTCGGCGGCCCGGATGATCAGCGTGCCCTTGGGGACGCTCACCTCCGTGCCGTCGATGGTCAGGGTGACCAGGTCGGGCTTCGGAGCCACCTCACCCGAGGTCGTCTTGGCGTCGACGGTCATCGCACGTCTCCTTCCGCGGCGAACAGTGCGCTCTTCTCGTACGGGAACACTTCCCAGGCGGGAGTGTGGTAGCCCTGCTCGAACTCGGAGCGGAAGTGCCGCACGGCACTGGTCACCGCGGCGACCGCACCGTCGGCCAGCGCGCAGAACGAGCGGCCACCGATGTTGTCGCAGATGTCGAGGAGCTTGTCGACGTCGCCCTCGCGGGCGGTGCCGGCTTCGAACTTCATCAGGAGCTGCACGAGCCACCAGGTGCCTTCACGACACGGGGTGCACTTGCCGCAGCTCTCGTGCTTGTAGAACTCGACGAAGCGCAGCGTGGTGCGCACCACGGAGGTGGTGTCGTCGAAGATCTGCAGTGCCTTGGTGCCGAGCATCGAACCGGCCGCCGCCATGGATTCGTAGTCCATGGGGAGGTCGAGGTGCTCCGGCGTGAGGATGGGCGTCGAGGAGCCGCCGGGGGTGAAGAACTTCAGTTCGTGGCCGTCGCGCATGCCGCCGCCGAGCTCGATGAGCTCGCGCAGCGTGATGCCCATCGGGGCCTCGAACTGGCCGGGAGTCTTGATGTGGCCCGACAGCGAGTACAGCGTGAAGCCCTTGGACTTCTCCGTGCCCATGGACTGGAACCAGTCTGCGCCGTTGTTGACGATGGCCGGCACCGAGGCGATGGACTCCACGTTGTTGACCACCGTCGGGGAGGCGTACAGACCCGCGACGGCGGGGAACGGCGGGCGGAGGCGGGGCTGGCCGCGTCGACCCTCGAGGGAGTCCAGCAGCGCCGTCTCCTCGCCGCAGATGTAGGCACCGGCGCCGGCGTGCACGATCACGTCGAGGTCGTAGCCGGTGCCCATGATGTTCTTGCCCAGGTAGCCGGCCGCGTAGGCCTCGCGGACGGCCTGCTGAAGGCGGCGGATGACGTGCAGGACCTCACCGCGGCAGTAGATGAACGCGGTGTGGCAGTTGATCGCGTACGACGAGATGATGACGCCTTCGACCAGCGTGTGCGGCGTGGCCATCATGAGCGGGATGTCCTTGCAGGTGCCCGGCTCCGACTCGTCGGCGTTGACCACGAGGTACTTCGGGTTGGGGTTGTCCTGCGGGACGAAGGACCACTTCATGCCCGTCGGGAAGCCTGCGCCGCCGCGACCGCGGAGGTTGGCGTCCTTGACGAGCGAGATGAGGTCTGCGGGCTGCATGGCCAGGGCCTTGCGCATCGCGCGG includes these proteins:
- the nuoF gene encoding NADH-quinone oxidoreductase subunit NuoF, yielding MTDLLTPVLSEQWGAPNSWKLARYEATGGYRAMRKALAMQPADLISLVKDANLRGRGGAGFPTGMKWSFVPQDNPNPKYLVVNADESEPGTCKDIPLMMATPHTLVEGVIISSYAINCHTAFIYCRGEVLHVIRRLQQAVREAYAAGYLGKNIMGTGYDLDVIVHAGAGAYICGEETALLDSLEGRRGQPRLRPPFPAVAGLYASPTVVNNVESIASVPAIVNNGADWFQSMGTEKSKGFTLYSLSGHIKTPGQFEAPMGITLRELIELGGGMRDGHELKFFTPGGSSTPILTPEHLDLPMDYESMAAAGSMLGTKALQIFDDTTSVVRTTLRFVEFYKHESCGKCTPCREGTWWLVQLLMKFEAGTAREGDVDKLLDICDNIGGRSFCALADGAVAAVTSAVRHFRSEFEQGYHTPAWEVFPYEKSALFAAEGDVR